The Spiroplasma clarkii genome has a window encoding:
- the rplC gene encoding 50S ribosomal protein L3: MKGILGRKLEMTQIFSEKGKLIPITVIAVEPNTVLQVKSVEKDGYTALKLGTIDKRVNLMNKPEMGNFKKANSEPKRFVKEIRDMSGYETGAVINAADVFNAGEFVDVTGISKGKGFAGSIKRHNYSRGPMGHGSGYHRGIGSMGAIINRIFKSKKMPGHMGHEKVTIQNLEIIKIDSERNLVLVKGSVPGPRKGFVVLKQNVKGIAAKEAVKLLVRNSAPVEAPSQAPVEATTTENNG, translated from the coding sequence ATGAAAGGAATCTTAGGACGTAAGTTAGAGATGACACAAATTTTTAGTGAAAAAGGTAAACTAATTCCAATCACTGTTATTGCTGTGGAACCAAATACAGTTTTACAAGTAAAATCAGTTGAAAAAGATGGTTATACTGCCTTGAAACTAGGAACTATTGATAAAAGAGTGAACTTAATGAATAAACCAGAAATGGGAAATTTCAAAAAAGCAAACTCTGAACCTAAGCGCTTCGTAAAAGAAATCAGAGATATGAGCGGATACGAAACAGGTGCAGTAATTAATGCAGCCGACGTATTCAACGCTGGTGAATTTGTCGATGTTACAGGAATTTCGAAGGGTAAAGGATTTGCAGGATCTATTAAAAGACATAACTACTCAAGAGGACCTATGGGTCATGGTTCAGGATACCACAGAGGTATTGGATCAATGGGAGCTATTATTAATAGAATCTTCAAATCAAAAAAAATGCCTGGTCACATGGGGCATGAAAAAGTGACAATTCAAAACTTAGAAATTATTAAGATTGATAGTGAAAGAAATTTAGTTTTAGTTAAAGGATCAGTTCCGGGTCCAAGAAAAGGGTTTGTAGTTCTAAAACAAAATGTTAAAGGAATTGCAGCCAAAGAAGCTGTTAAATTATTGGTTAGAAATTCAGCACCTGTTGAAGCCCCTAGCCAAGCACCTGTTGAAGCAACAACTACAGAAAACAATGGATAA
- the lpdA gene encoding dihydrolipoyl dehydrogenase, whose product MYKVKFADIGEGLTEGTVQEVFVKIGDQVKMGDPLFHVETDKMTSDIPAPTDGKIAKILIKQGQEIKVGDVVVEIEDGKTSTSEPVEENASVVGSTPVSNDLIQRGRKREIPQKDKIFEQVTAVLNNPLGPGIKVGTSSNLKPAPKFNAPDPEKHYDVIVVGAGVGGYVGAIRCAQFGLKTLVVEKEYYGGVCLNVGCIPTKTLLKSADLYEQIIKSADKYGIIVDSTGVKADWEKIQARKKDVVGKLTNGVKGLLKKNKITTIDGAAKALDKNTIEVKGQKYTCNNLIIATGSLPNSLDLPGSKEAVASGFLIYSTGALSLPKIPKSLVIIGGGIIGVEFACLYKRLGVKVTILQFLPTILEMLDSDVSKEMVKELLNRGNLEIITEASTKEFKGNSVIYEKDGKTNTITADYCLQSVGRKTVTTGFEDIGLKINQRGHIEVNEYCESNLDGVYAIGDVTGRMMLAHVASHQGIIAANHIARRLQIEKAEDMQMHYDRVPSCVYTHPEVAYVGKTEDELKKNGVEYQTYKFPFAAIGKALADGNTTGFVKLICEPKYKQILGAHIIANTATDMISEITAVMECEGTITELAHSVHPHPTLSEAIGEAAEALQNGKPINY is encoded by the coding sequence ATGTATAAAGTAAAATTTGCAGATATTGGTGAAGGACTAACCGAAGGTACAGTTCAAGAAGTCTTTGTTAAAATTGGTGACCAAGTTAAAATGGGGGATCCTTTATTTCATGTTGAAACAGACAAAATGACTTCAGATATCCCAGCTCCAACAGATGGAAAAATCGCAAAAATCTTAATTAAACAAGGACAAGAAATTAAAGTTGGAGATGTGGTTGTTGAAATTGAGGATGGCAAAACTTCAACTAGTGAACCAGTTGAAGAAAATGCTTCAGTTGTTGGATCAACTCCTGTTTCAAATGATTTAATTCAAAGAGGTCGTAAAAGAGAAATTCCTCAAAAAGATAAAATTTTTGAACAAGTAACTGCAGTTTTAAATAACCCACTTGGTCCAGGAATAAAAGTTGGAACTAGTTCAAATCTGAAACCAGCACCAAAATTCAATGCCCCAGATCCAGAAAAACATTATGATGTAATTGTGGTTGGAGCTGGAGTTGGAGGTTATGTTGGGGCAATTCGTTGTGCTCAATTTGGGTTAAAAACATTAGTTGTTGAAAAAGAATACTATGGAGGAGTTTGTTTAAATGTTGGATGTATCCCAACTAAAACACTTTTAAAATCTGCTGACTTATATGAGCAAATCATTAAATCTGCTGATAAGTATGGAATTATAGTTGACTCAACTGGTGTCAAGGCTGATTGAGAAAAAATTCAAGCACGTAAAAAAGATGTTGTGGGAAAATTAACTAATGGAGTCAAAGGACTTTTGAAAAAGAATAAAATCACAACCATTGATGGAGCTGCAAAAGCTCTTGATAAAAACACAATTGAAGTTAAAGGACAAAAATATACTTGCAATAATTTAATTATTGCAACTGGAAGCTTGCCAAATAGTTTAGACCTTCCAGGAAGCAAAGAAGCAGTTGCAAGTGGTTTCTTAATTTATTCAACTGGTGCATTATCCCTTCCAAAAATTCCTAAAAGTTTAGTGATTATTGGGGGAGGAATTATTGGAGTTGAGTTTGCTTGTCTATATAAAAGATTGGGAGTAAAAGTTACTATTCTGCAATTTTTACCAACAATTTTAGAAATGTTAGACAGTGACGTTTCAAAAGAAATGGTGAAAGAACTTTTAAACAGAGGTAATCTTGAAATTATTACTGAAGCATCAACTAAGGAATTTAAGGGTAATAGTGTTATTTATGAAAAAGATGGTAAAACTAATACTATTACTGCAGATTATTGTTTGCAATCTGTGGGACGAAAAACTGTAACCACAGGTTTTGAAGACATTGGTTTAAAAATAAATCAAAGAGGCCACATTGAAGTTAATGAATATTGTGAATCAAACTTGGATGGAGTTTATGCCATTGGCGATGTTACCGGAAGAATGATGTTAGCCCATGTGGCCTCTCATCAGGGAATTATTGCTGCTAATCATATCGCAAGACGTTTACAAATTGAAAAAGCTGAAGATATGCAAATGCATTATGACCGTGTACCAAGTTGTGTTTACACTCATCCAGAAGTGGCATATGTTGGAAAAACTGAAGATGAGTTGAAAAAGAATGGTGTTGAATATCAAACTTACAAATTCCCATTTGCAGCAATTGGTAAAGCATTGGCTGATGGAAATACCACAGGGTTTGTTAAGTTAATCTGTGAGCCAAAGTACAAACAAATCTTAGGAGCACACATTATTGCAAACACTGCAACTGATATGATTTCTGAAATAACTGCAGTAATGGAATGTGAAGGTACAATAACTGAGCTAGCACACTCTGTGCATCCACACCCTACTTTAAGTGAAGCAATTGGTGAAGCTGCAGAAGCACTTCAAAATGGAAAACCAATAAATTATTAA
- the rpsC gene encoding 30S ribosomal protein S3: MGQKVSPNALRIGIIRTWDDRWYAEKGEYVKWLHQDIKIRKAVLELLKNAAVSKIEIERTKKEIILFIRTARPAIVLGQEGKNVEKIVLTVKKTIKDKKAQVKVNVIEIKNPDVDARLVAQFIGEQISNRASFRTVQKLAIRKALKAGAMGIKTSVSGRLGGVEMARTEGYLEGSVPLSTLRSDIDYALYEARTTYGQIGVKVWINHGEILGKPGQNQNNVIAERKFERSTKGAK, from the coding sequence ATGGGACAAAAAGTATCTCCAAATGCCTTAAGAATTGGCATTATTAGAACTTGAGATGACAGATGATATGCTGAAAAAGGTGAATATGTAAAATGATTACACCAAGATATCAAAATTAGAAAAGCTGTTTTAGAATTACTAAAAAATGCAGCAGTTTCTAAAATTGAAATCGAAAGAACTAAAAAAGAAATCATCCTATTCATCCGTACTGCAAGACCAGCTATAGTTCTTGGACAAGAAGGTAAAAACGTTGAAAAAATTGTCTTAACTGTTAAAAAAACAATTAAAGATAAAAAAGCACAAGTAAAAGTAAATGTGATTGAAATTAAAAACCCAGATGTTGATGCTCGTTTAGTAGCACAATTCATTGGAGAACAAATTTCAAATCGTGCATCATTTAGAACTGTGCAAAAATTAGCAATTAGAAAAGCTTTAAAAGCTGGAGCAATGGGAATCAAAACTTCTGTTTCAGGTAGACTTGGTGGAGTTGAAATGGCTCGTACTGAAGGTTACTTAGAAGGTTCTGTGCCATTGTCAACACTGAGAAGTGATATTGATTATGCTTTATATGAAGCAAGAACAACATATGGACAAATTGGTGTTAAAGTTTGAATCAATCATGGGGAAATTTTAGGAAAACCAGGACAAAACCAAAATAATGTAATTGCAGAGAGAAAATTTGAAAGATCTACAAAGGGGGCTAAATAA
- the alaS gene encoding alanine--tRNA ligase, producing the protein MKKLSTNEIRRMWLDFFKAHDHYFLEPVSLVPVDDPSLLWINSGVATLKPYFDGRKNPPSPRLTNSQKSIRTNDIENVGVTARHQTMFEMLGNFSIGDYFKKEAIEMAWELLTDQKWFGIDRNLLYITVFEDDKDAYDIWTKEIGIAADHIFKGTRETNFWDVGQGPCGPNTEIFFDRGEKWDPQKIGPKLLKDDIENDRYIEIWNIVFSQFNNDGKNNYSELPRKNIDTGAGLERIASIFQDAPTNFETDLFFPTIKKTEELCQNKFKYSIENYSQPNAEQTKINTAFKVIADHVRAVTFAISDGVYPGNKDRGYIIRRLIRRSSVYGRKLDIQGAFLYKLVDAVIQAMSEFYPYIVDKANMVKEIIEIEENRFLKTLSKGYEHLENIISKEKKVTAKNALLLFESFGFPIELTSEIAFENNVKVDVDGFVKLLEETKELARSSRKDDKAWNKQSAILTKLQVPSEFVGYETEKCETKVNFMFIDDLEAKKVTNQVVFVTLAQTPFYAEKGGQAADTGVLIDSTGNHHPVIDVQQGPNKQHIHKVQVNGTLSCGDQVVAQIDEEKRYYTMKNHSGTHILQSGIREVLGESALQCGSFNNEDELRIDITFNRMPTHEEIHQIHDSVEKHIQQAIPREIIYCSLDEAINKHNALALFAEKYDAEVRVVKFGTYSCELCGGTHVANTKDIEDLLVTDVESKGSGIYRFHAVTSHKEVEAYLSTQFNKQHHEIKSIVEKYDSFKELKPNIVIADKISKIQNLPLTKDNLALIKVLVNELKNDFKLYQKEVDDQLIEQKIANFKTIKPVSFGDIQEIDLNTGELEMKEIKALIDFYQNQYDSLIVRIANPSAKLYAVGVSPNIAEQHKAIDIFKNTKEFSVKGGGNNTFAQGKIV; encoded by the coding sequence ATGAAAAAATTATCAACAAATGAGATTAGAAGAATGTGGTTAGACTTTTTTAAGGCACATGATCACTATTTTTTAGAACCAGTCAGCTTAGTGCCAGTTGATGATCCAAGTTTGTTGTGAATTAACTCAGGAGTTGCAACCCTAAAACCATATTTTGACGGGAGGAAAAATCCACCATCTCCAAGGTTGACTAATTCACAAAAATCAATTAGAACAAATGATATAGAAAATGTTGGAGTCACTGCCCGCCATCAAACTATGTTCGAAATGCTAGGTAATTTTTCAATTGGCGATTATTTTAAAAAAGAAGCAATTGAAATGGCATGAGAATTGTTGACAGATCAAAAGTGATTTGGAATTGACAGGAATTTATTATATATAACTGTTTTTGAAGATGACAAAGATGCATATGACATTTGAACTAAGGAAATTGGAATTGCAGCTGACCACATTTTCAAGGGAACAAGGGAAACAAATTTCTGAGATGTGGGTCAAGGACCTTGTGGTCCAAATACTGAAATCTTCTTTGACCGAGGTGAAAAATGAGATCCTCAAAAAATTGGTCCCAAGCTCCTAAAAGACGATATCGAAAATGATAGATATATTGAAATTTGAAATATAGTTTTTTCACAGTTTAATAATGATGGTAAGAATAATTATTCTGAATTACCAAGAAAAAATATTGATACTGGTGCAGGTTTAGAGAGAATTGCTTCAATTTTCCAAGATGCCCCAACAAATTTTGAAACTGATTTATTCTTCCCTACAATTAAAAAAACTGAAGAATTATGTCAAAATAAATTTAAGTATAGTATTGAAAATTACTCTCAACCAAATGCTGAACAAACTAAAATCAACACTGCATTTAAAGTCATTGCTGACCATGTTCGTGCTGTGACTTTTGCAATTAGTGATGGAGTCTATCCTGGGAATAAAGATCGAGGTTATATCATTCGTCGTCTAATTCGCCGCAGCAGTGTTTATGGACGTAAACTAGACATCCAAGGTGCTTTCTTGTATAAATTAGTTGATGCAGTTATTCAAGCTATGAGTGAATTTTATCCCTATATAGTTGATAAAGCTAATATGGTAAAAGAGATAATTGAAATCGAAGAAAATCGCTTCTTAAAAACCCTATCTAAAGGGTATGAACACCTTGAAAATATAATTAGTAAAGAAAAAAAAGTGACTGCAAAAAATGCTCTGCTATTGTTTGAATCATTTGGTTTCCCAATTGAATTAACCAGCGAAATCGCTTTTGAAAATAATGTTAAAGTTGATGTTGATGGATTTGTAAAACTTCTTGAAGAAACTAAGGAGTTAGCTAGAAGTTCTCGTAAAGATGATAAAGCCTGAAATAAACAATCTGCTATTCTAACAAAATTACAAGTCCCAAGTGAGTTTGTTGGTTATGAAACAGAAAAATGTGAAACAAAAGTTAACTTTATGTTTATTGATGACCTTGAAGCAAAAAAAGTTACCAACCAAGTAGTATTTGTGACCTTAGCTCAAACCCCATTTTATGCAGAAAAAGGTGGGCAAGCAGCAGATACTGGGGTGCTGATTGACAGCACTGGAAACCATCATCCAGTCATTGATGTTCAACAAGGACCAAACAAACAACACATTCATAAGGTGCAGGTCAATGGAACATTAAGTTGTGGTGACCAAGTTGTGGCACAAATTGATGAAGAAAAAAGATACTACACTATGAAAAACCATTCAGGAACACATATTTTACAATCAGGAATTCGGGAAGTGTTAGGAGAAAGTGCTTTACAATGTGGAAGTTTTAATAATGAAGATGAATTAAGAATTGACATAACTTTTAACCGAATGCCAACCCATGAAGAAATTCACCAAATTCATGACTCAGTTGAAAAACATATTCAACAAGCCATTCCAAGAGAAATTATTTATTGTTCACTAGATGAGGCTATAAACAAACACAATGCTTTGGCTCTTTTCGCTGAAAAATATGATGCTGAAGTTAGAGTAGTAAAATTTGGAACTTATTCATGTGAACTATGTGGAGGAACACATGTTGCCAATACTAAAGACATTGAAGATTTATTGGTAACTGATGTTGAATCAAAAGGTAGTGGAATTTATCGTTTTCACGCTGTTACAAGTCATAAAGAAGTTGAGGCCTATTTGAGCACCCAATTTAATAAACAACACCATGAAATTAAAAGCATTGTTGAAAAATATGACAGTTTTAAGGAATTGAAGCCAAATATTGTAATTGCAGATAAAATTAGTAAAATTCAAAATCTTCCACTTACAAAAGATAACTTAGCTTTAATTAAAGTATTAGTTAATGAATTAAAAAATGATTTCAAACTTTATCAAAAAGAAGTGGATGATCAATTAATTGAGCAAAAAATTGCAAATTTCAAAACTATTAAACCAGTAAGTTTTGGGGATATTCAAGAAATTGACTTAAATACTGGGGAGCTAGAGATGAAAGAAATAAAGGCTTTAATTGACTTTTACCAAAATCAATATGATTCACTAATTGTAAGAATAGCAAATCCTAGTGCAAAATTATATGCAGTTGGTGTTTCGCCAAACATTGCTGAGCAACACAAGGCAATTGATATCTTTAAAAATACTAAAGAATTTAGTGTTAAAGGTGGAGGAAATAATACCTTTGCTCAAGGGAAAATTGTTTAA
- the rpsS gene encoding 30S ribosomal protein S19, with amino-acid sequence MSRSIKKGPFADDHLMKKVEAAGDKKETIKTWSRRSTIFPNFVGHTFGVYNGKDFIPVYVTEDMVGHKLGEFSPTRKFGGHGDDKKKKK; translated from the coding sequence ATGTCAAGATCAATAAAAAAAGGTCCATTTGCAGATGACCACTTAATGAAAAAAGTTGAAGCTGCTGGGGATAAAAAAGAAACAATTAAAACCTGATCACGTAGGTCTACAATTTTCCCAAACTTTGTAGGTCACACATTTGGAGTATACAACGGTAAAGATTTTATTCCAGTTTATGTAACTGAGGATATGGTTGGTCACAAACTAGGAGAATTTTCACCAACACGTAAGTTTGGTGGACATGGTGACGATAAGAAAAAGAAAAAATAG
- the rplW gene encoding 50S ribosomal protein L23 gives MHLTEVIKKPLLTEKTYAGQQNGAYTFIVDRKVNKTQIKKTFEEIFQVKVKTVRTMNYDGKEKRMGKYVGKTNAYKKAIIVLKDGESLDILSDL, from the coding sequence ATGCATTTAACAGAAGTTATTAAAAAACCATTATTGACTGAAAAAACTTATGCAGGTCAACAAAATGGTGCATACACTTTCATTGTTGATAGAAAAGTCAATAAAACCCAAATTAAAAAAACATTCGAAGAAATTTTTCAAGTTAAAGTTAAAACTGTGAGAACAATGAACTATGACGGAAAAGAAAAAAGAATGGGAAAATATGTTGGGAAAACTAATGCATATAAAAAAGCCATCATTGTATTAAAAGATGGAGAATCACTAGATATTTTATCTGACTTATAG
- the rplP gene encoding 50S ribosomal protein L16 — protein MLMPKRVKYRRPHRVSYEGKAKGGKFIAFGEFGLMSLDGAWITARQIEAARIAMTRYMKRFGKVWIRIFPQMAKTKKPLEVRMGSGKGSPEEWVAVVKTGQFMFEVAGVSEEVAREALRLAMHKLPVRCKIVKRGDE, from the coding sequence ATGTTAATGCCTAAGAGAGTTAAATACCGTAGACCTCATCGTGTTAGTTATGAAGGTAAAGCTAAAGGTGGCAAGTTCATCGCATTTGGTGAATTTGGTTTAATGTCTTTAGATGGTGCTTGAATTACAGCTCGTCAAATTGAAGCTGCTCGTATTGCAATGACTCGTTATATGAAACGTTTTGGAAAAGTTTGAATTAGAATATTCCCACAAATGGCAAAAACTAAAAAACCATTAGAAGTACGTATGGGATCTGGAAAAGGATCACCTGAAGAATGAGTGGCAGTTGTGAAAACTGGGCAATTTATGTTTGAAGTTGCTGGTGTTTCAGAAGAAGTTGCTCGTGAAGCATTGCGTTTAGCAATGCATAAATTACCAGTACGTTGCAAAATAGTGAAAAGAGGTGATGAGTAA
- the rplV gene encoding 50S ribosomal protein L22 codes for MEAKAKLTMIRIAPRKVRLVTDSIRSKKISDAVAILQNQDKRSSEPVLKLLNSAVANAVNNNGMEADQLFVKTIFVNEGPTLKRFRPRAHGRAYEILKRTSHITIVVSDER; via the coding sequence ATGGAAGCAAAAGCAAAATTAACAATGATTAGAATCGCACCAAGAAAAGTTAGACTAGTAACCGACTCAATTAGAAGCAAAAAAATCTCAGATGCTGTAGCAATTCTTCAAAACCAAGATAAAAGATCTTCAGAACCAGTATTAAAGTTATTAAACTCAGCTGTTGCCAATGCTGTTAACAACAATGGTATGGAAGCTGACCAATTATTTGTAAAAACAATCTTCGTTAACGAAGGACCAACATTAAAACGTTTTAGACCAAGAGCTCATGGTAGAGCTTATGAAATCTTGAAAAGAACAAGTCATATCACAATTGTTGTGAGTGACGAAAGATAG
- the rplD gene encoding 50S ribosomal protein L4, with product MKAQVLDVKGSSVKEITLNDKVWGIEPHEQAIYDTVVSQQAALRQGTRKTKTRSEVRGGGRKPWRQKGTGRARQGSIRAPQWRGGGVAFGPTPNINYKKAVNKKVRQLAIRSVLSIKAKEQNLVILDKFAFSKPSTKEMLEVMKNVKIDNQKTLIVTRDHEEVVVKSAGNIPGVKTLDFQKMNIFDLMNATKLVVTLEAVNRIEEVYA from the coding sequence ATGAAAGCACAAGTTTTAGATGTTAAAGGTTCATCTGTAAAAGAAATTACTTTAAATGATAAAGTATGAGGGATTGAACCACATGAACAAGCAATTTATGACACTGTAGTATCTCAACAAGCAGCATTAAGACAAGGAACAAGAAAAACAAAAACTAGATCAGAAGTTCGTGGTGGAGGGAGAAAACCTTGAAGACAAAAGGGTACTGGACGTGCTCGTCAGGGTTCAATTAGAGCTCCGCAATGAAGAGGTGGAGGAGTTGCCTTTGGGCCAACCCCAAACATCAATTATAAAAAAGCTGTCAATAAAAAAGTAAGACAACTTGCAATTAGAAGTGTCTTGAGTATTAAAGCTAAAGAACAAAACTTAGTAATATTAGACAAATTTGCATTTTCAAAACCATCAACAAAAGAAATGTTAGAGGTTATGAAAAATGTAAAAATTGATAATCAAAAAACATTAATCGTGACAAGAGATCATGAAGAAGTGGTTGTAAAATCTGCAGGAAACATTCCTGGTGTAAAAACACTTGATTTCCAAAAAATGAATATTTTTGATTTAATGAATGCTACTAAATTAGTAGTTACATTAGAAGCAGTTAATCGTATTGAGGAGGTGTATGCATAA
- a CDS encoding dihydrolipoamide acetyltransferase family protein, whose amino-acid sequence MYKVKFADIGEGLTEGTVQEVFVKIGDQVKMGDPLFHVETDKMTSDIPAPTDGKIAKILIKQGQEIKVGDVVVEIEDGKTSTSVPVEENASVVGSTPVSNDLIARPTSPNPTSSVATNVIKASPLARKVAATLGVDLKLVTPSGPNGRILTIDVQSFKTQPTNQVGELKTISSSPKSSADYNNPKITVPVINEPLTFINKPMNSIRKATVKAMQKSHSEVAGFTGLRNVDVTELVQLRTQLKDFAESQNVKLTYLAFIIKASALVLKEMPNINCRIDKDTNSIAIAEQINIGMACDTPEGLLVPVIKGADKLSVLQIAVKINELANKARSKKLAVNEMVGATFTITNFGSVGLDYATPIINFPEAAILGLGTITTIPVYINGQLMPRDMMPFSMTADHRIIDGADAGRFMQKVAELLKKPAMLLI is encoded by the coding sequence ATGTATAAAGTAAAATTTGCAGATATTGGTGAAGGACTAACTGAAGGTACAGTTCAAGAAGTCTTTGTTAAAATTGGTGACCAAGTTAAAATGGGGGATCCTTTATTTCATGTTGAAACAGACAAAATGACTTCAGATATCCCAGCTCCAACAGATGGAAAAATTGCAAAAATTTTAATTAAACAAGGACAAGAAATTAAAGTTGGAGATGTGGTTGTTGAAATTGAGGATGGCAAAACCTCAACAAGTGTTCCAGTTGAAGAAAATGCTTCAGTTGTTGGGTCAACTCCTGTTTCAAATGATTTGATTGCAAGGCCAACTTCACCAAACCCTACAAGTTCAGTTGCCACAAATGTTATTAAAGCATCTCCATTGGCTAGAAAAGTTGCTGCTACTTTGGGTGTTGATTTAAAATTAGTGACTCCAAGTGGACCAAATGGAAGAATTCTAACAATAGATGTGCAAAGTTTTAAAACCCAACCAACAAATCAGGTTGGTGAACTTAAAACAATTTCAAGTTCACCAAAAAGTAGTGCAGACTATAATAATCCAAAAATTACAGTCCCAGTTATTAATGAACCTTTAACATTTATTAACAAACCAATGAATTCAATTCGTAAAGCTACAGTTAAAGCAATGCAAAAATCTCACAGTGAAGTTGCTGGATTTACTGGATTAAGAAATGTTGATGTAACAGAATTAGTTCAATTAAGAACTCAACTAAAAGACTTTGCTGAAAGTCAAAATGTCAAATTAACTTATCTGGCTTTTATTATTAAAGCGTCAGCATTAGTTTTAAAAGAAATGCCAAATATCAATTGTCGAATTGACAAAGACACAAACAGTATTGCAATTGCTGAACAAATTAATATAGGGATGGCTTGTGATACACCTGAAGGATTATTGGTTCCAGTGATTAAAGGAGCAGATAAATTATCAGTTTTACAAATTGCTGTAAAAATTAATGAACTAGCAAATAAAGCTAGAAGCAAAAAATTAGCAGTGAATGAAATGGTTGGGGCAACCTTTACAATCACTAACTTTGGATCGGTAGGTCTAGATTATGCAACCCCAATTATTAATTTTCCAGAAGCTGCAATTTTAGGACTTGGAACAATTACAACAATTCCAGTTTACATTAATGGACAATTAATGCCACGAGACATGATGCCATTTTCAATGACTGCAGATCACCGCATAATTGATGGCGCTGATGCTGGTCGTTTTATGCAAAAGGTTGCTGAGTTGTTAAAAAAACCAGCAATGCTATTAATATAA
- the rpsJ gene encoding 30S ribosomal protein S10: protein MAQQKIKIKLKGYDHAIVDQSIAKIIEAAESTGAKVRGPIPLPTEKQIITILRATHKYKDSREQFEMRTHKRILEIVEPTAKTMDILQRVQLPSGVNIEIKL, encoded by the coding sequence ATGGCTCAACAAAAAATTAAAATCAAATTAAAAGGTTACGATCATGCTATTGTTGACCAATCAATTGCTAAAATTATTGAAGCAGCTGAGTCAACTGGAGCAAAGGTTCGTGGACCAATACCATTACCAACAGAAAAACAAATCATTACCATTTTGAGAGCTACTCACAAATACAAAGATAGTAGAGAGCAATTTGAAATGAGAACACACAAAAGAATACTTGAAATCGTAGAACCTACAGCTAAGACAATGGACATTTTACAAAGAGTGCAATTGCCTTCAGGTGTAAATATCGAAATCAAACTATAG
- the rplB gene encoding 50S ribosomal protein L2 — MPIKKYKPTTNGRRNMTSLDYSVLTTSKPEASLLGKINEKAGRNNHGQITTRHKGGGHKRKYRIIDFKRNKRDIVGKIATIEYDPNRNSFISLVNYIDGEKRYILFAKGMQVGQEIIASETADIKIGNAAPLRSIPEGTLIHNVELKPGKGGQIARSAGSSVQILAKDEDGKYVTLRLGSGEVRKVLAECYATIGEVGNEEYSLINWGKAGRNRWRGIRPTVRGSVMNPIDHPHGGGEGRAPIGRKAPLTPWGKKALGVKTRDKKKASTKLIVRRRKASK, encoded by the coding sequence ATGCCAATCAAGAAGTATAAACCTACGACAAATGGTCGCAGAAATATGACTAGTTTAGATTATAGTGTCCTTACGACTTCTAAGCCAGAAGCTTCATTATTAGGAAAAATTAATGAAAAGGCTGGAAGGAATAATCACGGTCAAATTACTACTCGCCACAAAGGTGGAGGACATAAAAGAAAATATCGTATCATTGACTTCAAACGTAATAAAAGAGATATTGTTGGTAAAATTGCTACAATTGAGTATGATCCAAACAGAAACTCATTTATCTCACTTGTAAATTACATTGATGGAGAAAAAAGATACATCTTATTTGCAAAAGGAATGCAAGTAGGACAAGAAATCATTGCTTCTGAAACTGCAGATATCAAAATTGGTAATGCTGCACCATTAAGAAGTATTCCAGAAGGTACTTTGATTCACAATGTGGAATTAAAACCAGGAAAAGGTGGACAAATTGCACGTAGTGCAGGTAGTTCAGTGCAAATTTTAGCAAAAGATGAAGATGGAAAGTATGTTACTTTACGTCTTGGTTCAGGAGAAGTTAGAAAAGTACTTGCCGAATGTTATGCAACAATCGGTGAAGTTGGAAATGAAGAATACAGCTTAATTAACTGAGGTAAAGCTGGAAGAAACCGTTGAAGAGGAATCCGTCCCACTGTTCGTGGTTCAGTTATGAACCCAATTGATCACCCTCATGGAGGGGGAGAAGGACGTGCTCCAATTGGGCGTAAAGCGCCATTAACACCATGAGGTAAAAAAGCTCTTGGGGTTAAAACTCGTGATAAAAAGAAAGCTTCTACAAAATTAATTGTTAGAAGAAGAAAAGCAAGTAAATAG